The Nicotiana tabacum cultivar K326 chromosome 14, ASM71507v2, whole genome shotgun sequence genome contains a region encoding:
- the LOC107787470 gene encoding uncharacterized protein LOC107787470 gives MSRFFRIGSIKRIVQSLEKSQRSVYSGEKHGLLLRVGLCSSRYRYYGQYTSSSRGYASFTGYRLQNGIYNNFHKIQSATSSSNSKLHHARLAWKRFLLNSLYKGRTFVPLSRVAQAVSLALCRSAVVVPGIFALTCRKNVAVADALPDMDLSPPRNSFYLRAQNCHALFTRVILSAFEGAILLVRAFYLAILFSPSIAMAPFAEVLGPRFRKIWLQVVHRTLERAGPAFIKWGQWAATRPDLFPRDLCAELSKLHSKAPEHSFAYTKRAVEKAFGRKLSEIFDEFEQTPVASGSIAQVHRASLKYRYRGREIKPIKVAVKVRHPGVGESIRRDFEIINVVAKLSGFIPSLKWLRLDESVQQFAVFMMSQVDLAREAAHLSRFIYNFRRWKDVSFPKPVYPLVHPAVLVETFEEGESVAHYVDELVGHERLKSALAHIGTHALLKMLLVDNFMHADMHPGNILVRVPQHKSSRKRIFKSKPHVIFLDVGMTAELSQNDKLNLLEFFKAVACRDGTTAAECTLNLSKKQNCPDPDAFIKEVKESFDFWGTPEGDLVHPADCMMQLLEQVRRHRVNIDGNVCTAMVTTLVLEGWQRKLDPDYNIMHTLQTLLLKADWAKDLSYTIEQLMAP, from the exons ATGTCAAG ATTCTTTAGAATTGGTAGTATTAAAAGAATAGTACAATCCCTTGAAAAAAGTCAGAGAAGTGTCTATTCAGGAGAAAAACATGGATTGCTTCTTAGGGTTGGGTTATGTTCTTCTCGATACAGATATTATGGGCAATACACATCTTCttctagaggatatgcttcattTACTGGGTACAGATTGCAAAATGGCATCTATAACAATTTTCACAAGATACAGTCAGCCACTTCATCAAGTAATTCTAAATTACATCATGCCCGACTTGCTTGGAAGAGGTTCTTGCTGAATTCTTTGTACAAGGGAAGAACTTTTGTTCCACTTAGTAGAGTTGCTCAAGCAGTTAGTTTGGCCTTGTGCCGCTCTGCCGTTGTTGTTCCTGGTATATTTGCCTTAACATGTCGAAAAAATGTAGCAGTGGCAGACGCTCTGCCGGATATGGACCTTTCCCCGCCAAGGAATTCATTTTATCTACGTGCACAAAATTGTCATGCTTTATTTACTCGAGTAATCCTTTCAGCATTTGAAGGTGCTATTCTTTTGGTGAGAGCTTTTTATTTGGCAATCCTGTTTTCTCCAAGCATAGCAATGGCTCCATTTGCAGAAGTTCTGGGACCTAGGTTCAGGAAAATATGGCTTCAGGTTGTTCACCGGACTCTTGAAAGAGCAGGTCCAGCATTTATAAAATGGGGCCAATGGGCGGCTACACGGCCGGATCTGTTCCCAAGAGACTTGTGTGCTGAGTTGTCAAAGCTTCACTCGAAAGCCCCTGAACATAGCTTTGCCTACACAAAAAGAGCTGTTGAAAAAGCTTTTGGTCGCAAGCTTTCCGAGATTTTTGACGAGTTTGAGCAGACCCCTGTAGCATCTGGAAGTATCGCTCAAGTGCATCGTGCTTCCTTGAAGTATAGATACCGTGGTCGTGAGATCAAGCCCATAAAAGTGGCAGTGAAGGTTAGACACCCTGGAGTTGGTGAATCAATTAGAAGAGACTTTGAGATTATCAATGTCGTTGCAAAATTATCAGGGTTCATACCATCACTTAAGTGGCTTAGATTGGATGAAAGTGTCCAGCAATTTGCTGTCTTTATGATGTCACAAGTTGACCTTGCAAGAGAAGCTGCCCATCTAAGTCGTTTTATTTATAACTTTCGGAGATGGAAAGATGTTTCTTTCCCTAAGCCTGTTTATCCATTAGTACATCCTGCTGTGTTGGTGGAAACTTTTGAGGAAGGTGAAAGTGTCGCCCACTATGTTGATGAACTCGTGGGTCACGAACGACTTAAGAGTGCTCTTGCTCATATCGGTACTCATGCACTTCTCAAGATGCTTCTG GTTGACAACTTTATGCATGCTGACATGCATCCAGGAAATATTCTTGTCCGTGTGCCACAGCACAAATCCTCTCGGAAACGTATATTCAAGTCAAAGCCCCATGTGATTTTCCTTGACGTAGGCATGACTGCCGAACTTTCTCAGAACGACAAGCTGAATTTGCTTGAATTCTTTAAGGCCGTTGCTTGTCGAGATGGTACCACTGCAGCTGAGTGCACTTTAAATCTGTCAAAGAAGCAGAACTGCCCTGATCCAGATGCCTTCATTAAG GAAGTGAAAGAATCTTTCGACTTTTGGGGGACTCCAGAAGGAGATTTAGTCCATCCTGCGGACTGTATGATGCAACTACTTGAACAAGTTAGGCGTCACAGAGTTAACATTGACGGCAATGTATGCACCGCGATGGTCACAACTTTAGTCCTCGAG GGTTGGCAGCGGAAACTTGATCCTGATTATAATATAATGCACACGCTACAGACGTTGCTTCTTAAAGCCGATTGGGCAAAAGATCTTTCCTATACAATTGAGCAGCTCATGGCTCCATGA